The following are from one region of the Carassius auratus strain Wakin chromosome 43, ASM336829v1, whole genome shotgun sequence genome:
- the LOC113061614 gene encoding ras-related and estrogen-regulated growth inhibitor-like protein produces MTRLNGQRMDANVVVLGTDNVGKSALIVRFLTRRFIGEYGDIEFLYTHNVVVDGREQTLNIWDAPYSQDLSSESLMCEKRVQWADGFVLVYSICDRSSFNAVSRLIQIIKSTKDFLGFEKMPLIIVGNKRDLHHRRTVLSEEGRLLALSADCQFYEVSAAENYHGVLMVFHGLMDRIRESRVSVKKLAGIKGIVKSMSAVFTRRRTDSL; encoded by the exons ATGACTAGACTAAACGGACAGAGAATGGATGCAAACGTCGTGGTACTCGGCACAGACAATGTTGGAAAATCTG CACTTATTGTCCGATTCCTGACACGTAGATTCATCGGGGAATATGGGGATATTG AATTCCTTTACACTCACAATGTTGTTGTGGATGGACGTGAGCAAACTCTGAATATATGGGATGCACCATATTCACAG GACCTGTCCTCTGAGTCCTTGATGTGTGAGAAAAGAGTCCAGTGGGCAGATGGCTTTGTGCTGGTCTACAGCATCTGTGACCGGTCCAGTTTCAACGCGGTCTCCAGACTCATTCAAATAATCAAATCCACTAAGGATTTTCTGGGCTTTGAGAAGATGCCTTTAATTATTGTGGGGAACAAGAGGGACCTGCACCATCGCCGTACGGTGCTCAGCGAAGAGGGCAGGCTGCTTGCGCTGTCTGCAGACTGTCAGTTTTATGAGGTTTCAGCTGCTGAGAACTACCACGGGGTCCTCATGGTTTTCCATGGGCTGATGGATCGAATCAGGGAGTCCAGGGTGTCTGTGAAAAAGTTAGCAGGCATCAAGGGCATTGTGAAGAGCATGTCTGCAGTGTTTACCCGCAGGCGCACAGATTCGCTGTGA